CCTTATTACCCTATTTGATGCAGATACTGTAAATGCTTTCTCTTTCCACCCATACCTTCCAATGGCTGCTACATCCTCTGGTCACAGACGTTTTGCAATTCctgatgatgacgatgaagatAAGAACGACCTTCAATTGAAAGGTACATTACACTAAACTCAAATTAGTTCCTCTCCCATCATTGTTAATAAACACACCCAAAAtcaaacctttctttttttctttgtggcCATCATGCAGCTGATGAAAACTGTGTATCTCTCTGGAGTTTCTACGTTACATCCGAAGAGAACAACAACACTTGTGATGAAGACACTGACGTTATCTACAATATGTCACAGGAGATGAAAAAATAGCCTAAacgtatttttatttttcacaaaatgtttaaaaaggaattaaaaaataatgtttattttatgaGTAATATTTAGTCTTATCCAAAATAGGTTtggcatattcttatttttgtgctaaaaaaaatacacaaaacaaataacaaattccAATACAATATCTATTCCACATGGTATCCACAGCTATTGTTTATGGAATCCAATGaaatcctctgtttcaaaacCATCAAAACTTTTCGTCTGCCTATTAATTCAGTTGATCGAAACCGTTCAAACTACCAATATGTACACGTGGCATACGATCAATGGACAATACACTGATAATCCCATGCAGCCGCACGCACACGGATGATTTGGCCTCCCGCAAAAACCGGGTTAATCTTTGTGGGCAATAACTGATACAGAAGCTTGGACGGATCGTAACACAAAACGCCAATGACGGCTGTCCAATAACAATCCACCACGtgtattttctctctctctctctcgaactCGAGCTTTAATAATACTCTTCagcaaatctctctctctcttaaatcactctgttttgctctgtgtttgttgtgtttttgggGCGTTCTAACTTCTAAATGATCCATTATCTCCATTTCATCGGTGAGTTTTGGTTCTCTCGTGCTGCTAAAGTAGTTGAGTGGTTCTCGGAGAAGCTTCTTCTTAgtagcagaagaagaagtacgACAATGGCGTTGACGAAGAGAGGGTTCGTCGTGATGAAGTCTAACGGTGAGGAAGAGGAGCTAGAGTTAGGTTTAGGATCAGTGAGGTTCACTCGAGGTTTAGGCAGGAAAAGGATTCTGATTTCGAGCAGTGTACGTCAATCTCTGTCTAGATCGGCCGTTGAGATTCCGGTGGTACCTGATTCGCCGCCGGTGAAAAGTTCGTTGAAGAGACAACGAAGCAGCAGAACTATTGCTTCCTCTGAGAAATCTCGACTTGAGTCTCTACCTCAAGATCTCTTGGTAAAGTTTCTTAATCTGTTTCGTTTTGATTATGATTCTGAGTCACTAATCTAAAACATGTTTACAGATTCGTGTGATTTGTGGTGTTGATCATGATGATCTCAAGAGTCTCAAACTTGTTTCTAAATCAATCAGAGAAGCTGTAAGTTTCATTCTTTTATATACCATTGTTTTACAGTTTGATCGATTCAAGTTCAGTGTTCTGATTTCAGTTTTAAACTATTAAACAGAGTTTAGTAGCCAAGAGTTTACATTTTGCGTACACCACACCGAGAAAGACTCGTGCTTTTCGAAACTCGATTGATCTCGAGGAGGTTTCGGATTCGAGCCGTCAAGAAGACGACATAGAGCCTCCTAATGCACCGCATCACTATCGATGGACCAAGGCTAAGAGGAAAGAGCAACTCTCAAGCGTCTCTGTGGCTTTGTTTACATAGAGAATGTTATGTGTTTGTAAATGGTTTGAGTCGAGTGGTGGCTAAGTCCTAAGTGTGTTACTTACACAGTTTGACTACTGTGATGGTTATAGTTCTTTTAGAGTTAGTTTTTGCATTTTGATTCAGAGAAAAGGGTTTAGAGATGAATTTTTGTATAGAAGAAATTCATCTTTTGCATACATTGGGAACTgaaaatggtttttttcttcttatatatgtattttagtGTAATGGGTTTTAGTCAGAGACTCAGAGTATCCAaggttctgtttctgttttttgtttgtcgtATATTGCAATAAAAAAGTCATCAGTTTCTTCCTATACTTATGTCAACACATTTAATGAATCTCTAAATAATTGATTGGTTGtcataaataaaccaaattctGACTACCCTAAATTTTTATCTTCATTACTAGTATATGGTAACTTACTAACACTCATGCACTCTCTATGCATTCAAATACTCAGCAACATTCCTTTAGACACAGAAGTTGATGAATGATGACCATACAAAGTTCACAACTCCCCATATTAGAAGTTCAAGTGCGTGTGATACACAAAATGGTTATAGTACTACTCCAGTGGTTGCATACTGTTGATTATAGGTCAAAGACTTAAGACTCAAAGCTATATATTGATTTGTTGTACTCTTAAGCCCACTGCATATTTCATAAGATTGCTGTTCTATTTTATGATTAGTTTGGCTTCAGTGAGATCTAAGCTAtcagagaaaatgaaatatcatgAATGTAACTATTGAACATTTAATATAGGATGGTGCATTTGATAGCAACTTTGACAAAAACAGTTACTATACAAATTTAACATACTGAAATTTAAGAATTAGGCCAATAATGTTATTACAGCCAGGCTCTTTAAGCTCTTTTTTCCGATTGTGACTCTTTCGTTCTCTGTTTCTGGACACTGGATAATTGGCATCACTTAGTGAGACGTCGTTGTCCTCTCTGCTATTACCAATTATTCAAGTTTTCACTACAATGGACTTCTCTTGTACATTTTTGTAATCTATTTCCAACTTTACAtgaatatataatgaatttttaatatagttatCTACACTGAGTTACACAATAACGtaattataatatatgtttcGGATCATGCATGTTAAATACTTAGATAGATTCTGTGTCGATCTCAAGATATATTAATTGTACACTAATTTAAacgattatttatatataacatatggTTACTTTAACTTTTGATCAAGATTGACATTTTATCCATACGTCAACATTCCCATATGCATCTCTATACCTCTCATTATCATTATCTAAATAGAATAGCTTTGTTTCCACTTTAGCCCATGCATTGAAAGAGACCCAAGAAAAAGAGAGGGGAAAAAGGAAGATGAAAAATGATGCCTTAATTCCTCTTTATATAACGTATCATCACAATCCAAATACCAATTGTTCATTTGCTTTAAAAAACTTTTGGACAaccaatttttgaaaatcatttcGTGGAAGTCAAGCCTTGGTGATGGATGTGGTCGGTCCAAAAACAGTTCCAAGTCACGTGGTGGTGTATGTCCTTTGGGTCCATTCTCCCCTAATCATCAAAACTTTGATTAATTTTGTCGACTTTTATAAAAAGTTCTTGCTTCTTTCTTAAATAACCCTATAGTATATAAGTCAaataatctattaaaaaaaccaaaaacttgcaGTCTATTCCGCAGTTTATAGCCagaaatattcaattttgttaCTTAATAAGAAAATTCAGTATATAGAGTTTTAGGTTAAGGTGAACATATTTTCTGTCTTTTTgacaaatttaattagaaataaatcTTCATTTAGTTCATGCCAAACCTAAGAAATCGGAAACCAACTATACTCCTTTTAACCCGAACCTAACTAAAAGTGAAACACCCATGCCAAAGTTGTACTATGCTTTATACCGCAATTTGATCACGGTTCACATGTTCAAACTCTCCAAAacgaattaataaaatattatacagaAAGAAAGGAAGAGTCCTAAAAAAAGAGTAAGACATTTTTGCGAAAAAAGACCCACTCCGACTGCCCACACAACACAACTACCAATTCTTTCAGGCTTTCAacctttctctttctcaacaaACATAAAGCTGAANGAGTGGTTCTCGGAGAAGCTTCTTCTTAgtagcagaagaagaagtacgACAATGGCGTTGACGAAGAGAGGGTTCGTCGTGATGAAGTCTAACGGTGAGGAAGAGGAGCTAGAGTTAGGTTTAGGATCAGTGAGGTTCACTCGAGGTTTAGGCAGGAAAAGGATTCTGATTTCGAGCAGTGTACGTCAATCTCTGTCTAGATCGGCCGTTGAGATTCCGGTGGTACCTGATTCGCCGCCGGTGAAAAGTTCGTTGAAGAGACAACGAAGCAGCAGAACTATTGCTTCCTCTGAGAAATCTCGACTTGAGTCTCTACCTCAAGATCTCTTggtaaagttttagtttttggtttttaaagtttcttaatCTGTTTCGTTTTGATTATGATTCTGATTCACTaatatctaaaacatttttacaGATTCGTGTGATTTGTGGTGTTGATCATGATGATCTCAAGAGTCTAAAACTTGTTTCTAAATCAATCAGAGAAGCAGTGAGTTCCATGCTTTTATACCATCGTTTCACAGTTTGATCGATTCAAGTTCACTGTTCTGATTTctgttttaaaactttataacaGAGTTTGGTAGCAAAGAGTTTACATTTTGCGTACACCACACCGAGAAAGACTCGTGC
The sequence above is a segment of the Camelina sativa cultivar DH55 chromosome 10, Cs, whole genome shotgun sequence genome. Coding sequences within it:
- the LOC109126773 gene encoding LOW QUALITY PROTEIN: uncharacterized protein LOC109126773 (The sequence of the model RefSeq protein was modified relative to this genomic sequence to represent the inferred CDS: deleted 2 bases in 1 codon; substituted 1 base at 1 genomic stop codon), which translates into the protein MEIMDHLEVRTPQKQQTQSKTEXFKRERDLLKSIIKARVRERERENTRGGLLLDSRHWRFVLRSVQASVSVIAHKD